The proteins below come from a single Microbacterium sp. SLBN-154 genomic window:
- a CDS encoding L-lactate dehydrogenase has translation MAVIENSKVTIVGAGSVGASTAYAALIRGSARHVALYDIATAKVDAEVLDLAHGTQFTGRSDIVGGSDIGVAEGSHVIVITAGAKQDPGQTRIDLAGVNAGILQRMLPELLDVAPNAIYVIVTNPCDVLTVRAQQETGLPPERIFASGTVLDTSRLRWKLAQRAGVSTSSVHAYIVGEHGDTEFPLWSRATIGTVPIREWQAAGHPPMTQTELDEIAVDVRDAAYKVIQGKGATNYAIGLSSARIIEAVLGDEHAVMPVSTVLRDFHGVDGVALSVPSIVSASGATPVRETTFSDHELELFHRSAAAIHDVARSLP, from the coding sequence ATGGCGGTCATCGAGAACTCCAAGGTCACCATCGTCGGCGCCGGAAGCGTGGGTGCGAGCACCGCGTACGCAGCGCTGATCCGCGGGTCGGCCCGGCACGTCGCCCTCTACGACATCGCCACCGCGAAGGTCGACGCCGAGGTGCTCGACCTCGCCCACGGCACGCAGTTCACCGGGCGGAGCGACATCGTGGGCGGCAGCGACATCGGCGTCGCCGAGGGTTCGCATGTCATCGTCATCACCGCCGGCGCGAAGCAGGACCCCGGTCAGACCCGCATCGACCTGGCGGGCGTGAACGCCGGCATCCTGCAGCGCATGCTGCCCGAGCTCCTCGACGTCGCCCCGAACGCGATCTACGTCATCGTGACGAACCCCTGCGACGTACTGACGGTCCGCGCGCAGCAGGAGACAGGGCTCCCGCCCGAGCGCATCTTCGCCTCGGGCACCGTGCTCGACACCTCGCGCCTGCGATGGAAGCTCGCGCAACGCGCGGGGGTGTCGACCTCGAGTGTGCACGCCTACATCGTCGGAGAGCACGGCGACACTGAGTTCCCGCTGTGGTCGCGCGCGACGATCGGCACCGTGCCGATCCGCGAGTGGCAGGCCGCGGGTCATCCGCCGATGACGCAGACCGAGCTGGACGAGATCGCGGTGGACGTGCGGGATGCCGCGTACAAGGTCATCCAGGGGAAGGGGGCGACGAACTACGCCATCGGCCTCTCCAGCGCCCGCATCATCGAGGCGGTCCTCGGTGATGAGCACGCGGTGATGCCGGTCTCGACGGTGCTGCGCGACTTCCACGGGGTCGACGGGGTCGCCCTCTCGGTCCCGTCGATCGTCAGCGCGTCCGGCGCGACGCCGGTGCGCGAGACGACCTTCTCCGACCACGAACTCGAGCTGTTCCACCGCTCTGCCGCAGCGATCCACGACGTCGCGCGCTCGCTCCCGTGA
- a CDS encoding FadR/GntR family transcriptional regulator translates to MSAVSVEVPLPAVRRAVYRPVRGGNALEDTIARLIQTVRLGVVAPGESLPPERELAGLYGVSRDTVREAIRELADTGYLVRRRGRYGGTFVADPLPQPASVAVSATELEDVLGLRRVLEAGAARTAAGRTLDPEARAELWARHEEAALVGTDDYRRLDTLLHLTIAELAAVPSLVALIAENRAQVNVWLDAFPLLPRNIEHSNAQHEAIVTAILAGRADAAEAAVLEHLAGSESLLRGFLG, encoded by the coding sequence GTGAGTGCCGTGTCCGTCGAGGTGCCCCTCCCCGCCGTGCGGCGCGCGGTCTACCGGCCGGTGCGCGGGGGGAACGCCCTCGAAGACACCATCGCCCGCCTCATCCAGACCGTGCGGCTCGGCGTCGTCGCGCCGGGGGAGTCGCTGCCGCCCGAGCGCGAGCTCGCCGGGCTCTACGGGGTCAGCCGCGACACCGTGCGCGAGGCGATCCGCGAGCTCGCCGACACCGGGTACCTCGTGCGGCGGCGCGGCCGGTACGGCGGCACGTTCGTCGCCGACCCGCTGCCGCAGCCGGCGTCGGTCGCGGTGAGCGCGACCGAGCTCGAAGACGTGCTGGGCCTTCGGCGGGTGCTCGAGGCGGGTGCGGCGCGCACCGCTGCCGGGCGCACCCTCGACCCCGAGGCGAGAGCCGAGCTGTGGGCACGGCACGAGGAGGCCGCGCTCGTCGGCACCGACGACTACCGTCGGCTCGACACGCTGCTGCACCTGACGATCGCCGAGCTCGCCGCGGTCCCCTCCCTCGTCGCCCTCATCGCCGAGAACCGGGCGCAGGTCAACGTGTGGCTCGACGCGTTTCCGCTCCTTCCCCGCAACATCGAGCACTCCAACGCCCAGCACGAGGCGATCGTCACCGCGATCCTGGCCGGGCGAGCGGATGCCGCCGAGGCGGCCGTCCTCGAACACCTCGCCGGGTCGGAGTCGCTTCTGCGCGGGTTCCTCGGCTGA
- a CDS encoding 3-oxoacyl-ACP reductase has product MDLTQRLADRVAIVTGGASGIGLATARRFASEGARVVIADVDPASGERAAAEVDGLFRPVDVADEASVNQLFDSVAGDLGRLDIAFNNAGISPADDDSIETTELPAWDRVQDVNLKSVYLCSRAALRHMVPAGRGSIINTASFVALLGSATSQISYTASKGGVLAMTRELGVQFARQGIRVNALCPGPVNTPLLRELFAEDPERAQRRLIHVPMGRFAEPEEMAAAVAFLASDDASFITATAFVVDGGITNAYVTPL; this is encoded by the coding sequence ATGGACCTCACCCAACGCCTCGCCGACCGGGTCGCCATCGTCACCGGTGGTGCGAGCGGCATCGGCCTCGCCACCGCCCGCCGCTTCGCCTCTGAAGGCGCCCGCGTCGTGATCGCCGACGTCGACCCCGCGTCGGGCGAGCGGGCGGCCGCCGAGGTGGACGGGCTCTTCCGTCCGGTCGACGTCGCCGACGAGGCATCCGTCAATCAGCTCTTCGACTCGGTCGCGGGCGACCTCGGGCGCCTCGACATCGCCTTCAACAACGCCGGCATCTCACCCGCCGACGACGACTCGATCGAGACGACGGAGCTCCCCGCGTGGGACCGGGTGCAGGACGTCAACCTCAAGAGCGTGTATCTGTGCTCGCGCGCGGCGCTGCGCCACATGGTGCCGGCGGGACGCGGATCAATCATCAACACCGCGTCGTTCGTGGCGCTGCTGGGATCGGCGACCTCGCAGATCTCCTACACGGCGTCGAAAGGCGGAGTGCTCGCGATGACGCGCGAGCTCGGGGTGCAGTTCGCACGACAGGGGATCCGGGTGAACGCGCTCTGCCCGGGGCCGGTGAACACCCCGCTCCTGCGCGAGCTCTTCGCAGAAGACCCCGAGCGCGCGCAGCGCCGCCTCATCCACGTGCCCATGGGGCGGTTCGCCGAACCCGAGGAGATGGCCGCGGCGGTCGCCTTCCTCGCCTCCGACGACGCCTCGTTCATCACCGCCACCGCGTTCGTCGTCGACGGCGGCATCACAAACGCGTATGTCACCCCCCTGTAG
- a CDS encoding aldehyde dehydrogenase family protein, translating into MSDTITLVNPATGRAFREIPRAGLAEVDAAIASAVVAQRAWAAFAPGARADALRAFARVVEAHVDELAALEVENSGHPIGSARWEASHVAQVLNYYAASPERLIGQQIPVAGGLDVTFHEPYGVVGIIVPWNFPMTIASWGFAPALAAGNAVVLKPAELTPLTAIRLGELALDAGLPDGLFQVVTGSGSVVGQRFVSHPDVRKVVFTGSTEVGTDVAAGCARMLKPVTLELGGKSANIVFADADLERAAASAPGSVFDNAGQDCCARSRLLVERSVYDRFLELLEPAVQAWRVGDPGSADTDMGPLISASHRDTVAGFLDGVDVAFRGAAPAGEGFWFAPTVVLASPGDRIAQEEVFGPVVAVLPFDDEADAIRLANDTIYGLAGSLWTENLGRAVRVARGVKSGVLSVNSHSSVRYATPFGGMKASGLGRELGPDAAEHFTETKNVFFATD; encoded by the coding sequence ATGAGCGACACGATCACCCTCGTCAACCCCGCCACCGGACGGGCGTTCCGCGAGATCCCGCGCGCCGGTCTCGCCGAGGTCGACGCCGCCATCGCGAGCGCCGTGGTGGCGCAGCGCGCCTGGGCAGCGTTCGCCCCGGGTGCCCGAGCCGACGCCCTCCGCGCCTTCGCGCGGGTCGTCGAGGCGCACGTCGACGAGCTCGCCGCCCTCGAGGTGGAGAACTCCGGTCACCCCATCGGGTCGGCGAGGTGGGAGGCCTCGCACGTCGCGCAGGTGCTGAACTACTACGCCGCCTCACCCGAGCGCCTGATCGGCCAGCAGATCCCCGTCGCCGGGGGACTGGATGTCACCTTCCACGAGCCCTACGGCGTGGTGGGGATCATCGTGCCGTGGAACTTCCCGATGACGATCGCGTCGTGGGGGTTCGCGCCGGCGCTCGCCGCCGGCAACGCGGTGGTGCTGAAGCCGGCCGAGCTGACGCCGCTGACCGCGATCCGCCTGGGCGAGCTCGCTCTCGACGCGGGTCTTCCCGACGGCCTCTTCCAGGTCGTCACCGGATCGGGATCGGTCGTCGGACAGCGGTTCGTCAGCCACCCCGACGTCCGCAAGGTCGTCTTCACGGGGTCCACCGAGGTCGGGACGGATGTCGCGGCGGGCTGTGCCCGCATGCTGAAGCCGGTGACGCTCGAGCTCGGCGGCAAGTCGGCCAACATCGTCTTCGCCGACGCCGACCTCGAGCGCGCCGCCGCGAGTGCGCCCGGATCGGTGTTCGACAACGCAGGGCAGGACTGCTGCGCCCGCAGCCGCCTCCTCGTCGAACGCTCGGTCTACGACCGGTTCCTCGAGCTGCTCGAGCCGGCCGTCCAGGCGTGGCGGGTCGGCGACCCCGGGTCGGCCGACACCGACATGGGGCCGCTCATCTCCGCTTCTCACCGCGACACCGTCGCCGGCTTCCTCGACGGCGTCGACGTCGCCTTCCGCGGCGCAGCTCCGGCGGGCGAGGGTTTCTGGTTCGCGCCCACGGTGGTGCTGGCATCCCCCGGCGACAGGATCGCGCAGGAGGAGGTCTTCGGACCCGTCGTCGCGGTGCTGCCCTTCGACGACGAGGCCGACGCGATCCGTCTCGCCAACGACACGATCTACGGCCTCGCCGGGTCGCTGTGGACCGAGAACCTCGGCCGCGCCGTGCGCGTCGCCCGGGGGGTGAAGAGCGGCGTGCTGTCGGTGAACTCGCACTCCTCGGTGCGGTACGCCACCCCGTTCGGCGGGATGAAGGCCTCCGGTCTCGGGCGCGAGCTCGGGCCCGACGCCGCCGAGCACTTCACCGAGACCAAGAACGTCTTCTTCGCCACCGACTGA
- a CDS encoding gamma-glutamyl-gamma-aminobutyrate hydrolase family protein, producing MVSSGSDDTGGARTRRPVIGLTTYLEQAAQGVWDVRAAFLPEVYFDAVTASGGIAVLLPPQPAPDDAAPAVLDGLDGLILTGGVDVQPELYGAPRHPLTDPARADRDAWELALFSGAEARRMPVLAICRGMQVVNVARGGSLHQHLPDVLGTEKYRLGNGVFATNPAEVEAGSRLAELVGAGTQEVHSYHHQGIDRLGDGLAVTARTDDGLVYAVEGTGDGYLLGVQWHPEQNLDDRRLFAGLVREAADYRARSRASHPEQEVSA from the coding sequence GTGGTTTCGAGCGGCTCTGACGACACCGGCGGCGCGCGGACGAGGCGGCCCGTCATCGGCCTCACCACCTACCTCGAGCAGGCCGCCCAGGGGGTGTGGGATGTGCGGGCCGCCTTCCTTCCCGAGGTGTACTTCGACGCCGTGACCGCCTCCGGGGGGATCGCGGTGCTCCTTCCCCCGCAGCCGGCGCCCGACGACGCCGCGCCCGCGGTCCTCGACGGACTCGACGGGCTGATCCTCACCGGCGGGGTCGACGTGCAGCCCGAGCTGTACGGCGCGCCGCGGCATCCGCTCACCGACCCGGCCCGCGCCGATCGCGACGCGTGGGAGCTGGCGCTGTTCTCGGGCGCGGAGGCCAGGCGGATGCCGGTGCTGGCGATCTGTCGCGGGATGCAGGTGGTCAACGTCGCACGCGGCGGCAGCCTGCATCAGCACCTCCCCGACGTGCTCGGCACCGAGAAGTACCGCCTCGGGAACGGCGTCTTCGCGACCAACCCGGCCGAGGTCGAGGCGGGCTCGCGGCTCGCGGAGCTCGTCGGGGCCGGCACGCAGGAGGTGCACAGCTACCACCACCAGGGCATCGATCGCCTCGGCGACGGGCTGGCCGTCACCGCGCGGACCGACGACGGGCTGGTCTACGCCGTGGAGGGCACCGGCGATGGGTACCTGCTCGGCGTGCAGTGGCATCCCGAACAGAACCTCGACGACCGCCGGCTCTTCGCCGGGCTCGTGCGCGAGGCCGCCGATTACCGGGCCCGCTCGCGCGCTTCGCACCCAGAGCAGGAGGTGTCGGCATGA
- a CDS encoding glutamine synthetase family protein, with translation MPGNMTPSELAAAIAAGEIDTVIVGFADAQGRLVGKRVSARLFQEEVLHHGAEACNYLLSVDVDMNTVDGYTMASWETGYGDMMLLPDIETLRRVPWQPGTALVMADLGWEGGDAVAQSPRAILQAQRARLAERGLVGYSGTELEFMVFDESYRCAWAKGYRDLKPSTDYNVDYDILASTRLEPLLRDIRLGMDGAGMYCEGVKGECNLGQQEIAFRFAEVLETADQHTIYKTGAKQIADQHGKAITFMAKFNEREGNSCHIHLSVRSEAGEPVMSGDGPHGFSPLMQSWIAGILATLREFTLLYAPTINSYKRFAKGSFAPTGIAWGVDNRTCALRVVGHGSSLRVENRVPGGDVNPYMAISAIIAGGLHGLEHELPLPDPLRGNAYAAGVDHLPTTLREAAQLFDESAIARAAFGDEVVEHYLNQARIEVEAYDAAVTDWERVRGFERL, from the coding sequence ATGCCGGGAAACATGACTCCGTCCGAGTTGGCGGCGGCCATCGCGGCCGGTGAGATCGACACCGTCATCGTCGGTTTCGCCGATGCCCAGGGTCGCCTGGTCGGCAAGCGGGTGTCGGCGCGGCTGTTCCAGGAGGAGGTGCTGCACCACGGCGCCGAGGCGTGCAACTACCTCCTGTCGGTCGACGTCGACATGAACACCGTCGACGGCTACACCATGGCCAGCTGGGAGACCGGGTACGGCGACATGATGCTGCTGCCCGACATCGAGACCCTGCGCCGCGTCCCGTGGCAGCCCGGAACCGCGCTGGTCATGGCCGACCTCGGGTGGGAGGGCGGCGACGCTGTCGCGCAGTCGCCGCGAGCCATCCTGCAGGCCCAGCGCGCCCGTCTCGCCGAGCGCGGGCTCGTCGGCTACAGCGGCACGGAGCTGGAGTTCATGGTCTTCGACGAGAGCTACCGCTGCGCGTGGGCCAAGGGGTACCGCGATCTGAAGCCCTCCACCGACTACAACGTCGACTACGACATCCTCGCCTCGACCCGACTGGAGCCGCTGCTGCGTGACATCCGTCTGGGAATGGACGGAGCGGGCATGTACTGCGAGGGGGTGAAGGGCGAATGCAACCTCGGGCAGCAGGAGATCGCGTTCCGCTTCGCCGAGGTGCTCGAGACCGCCGACCAGCACACCATCTACAAGACCGGTGCGAAGCAGATCGCTGACCAGCACGGCAAGGCGATCACCTTCATGGCGAAGTTCAACGAGCGCGAGGGCAACAGCTGCCACATCCACCTCTCGGTGCGCTCGGAGGCGGGGGAGCCGGTGATGTCCGGCGACGGCCCTCACGGGTTCAGTCCGCTGATGCAGTCGTGGATCGCCGGGATCCTCGCCACGCTCCGCGAGTTCACCCTGCTCTACGCCCCGACGATCAACTCGTACAAGCGCTTCGCGAAGGGCAGCTTCGCGCCGACCGGCATCGCGTGGGGCGTGGACAACCGCACCTGCGCCCTCCGCGTGGTCGGGCACGGCTCGTCGCTGCGCGTGGAGAACCGGGTGCCCGGCGGCGACGTGAACCCCTACATGGCGATCTCCGCGATCATCGCCGGCGGCCTCCACGGGCTCGAGCACGAGCTGCCGCTTCCCGACCCGCTGCGCGGCAACGCCTACGCCGCCGGCGTCGACCATCTGCCGACGACCCTCCGCGAGGCGGCGCAGCTCTTCGATGAGTCCGCGATCGCGCGGGCGGCTTTCGGCGACGAGGTCGTCGAGCACTACCTCAATCAGGCGCGCATCGAGGTCGAGGCCTACGACGCCGCCGTGACCGACTGGGAGCGGGTGCGTGGTTTCGAGCGGCTCTGA
- a CDS encoding amino acid permease produces MSQSKSEPQKVAGATYTRAGQDYFEKRGLKRAAGIWGLWGLAVAAVISGDFSGWNFGIDFAGFGGMLIAFAVLVLMYYGLIFSIGEMAAAMPHTGGAYSFARSAMGPWGGLVTGAAETIEYVATTAVIVYFSASYADAITSELLGLSLPPWVWWLVLYVVFIALNSAGAAISFRFAIVVSVISIGIIVVFSLMAVFSGAFQWANLWDIAPDPGQTAFLPHGVLPILFALPFAMWFFLGIEELPLAAEESHNPVRDIPKAGFWARGTLIVTGLLVLFLNTGVIGAEATGVAGEPLLDGFRAIVGDEAAAVLALLALVGLLASLQGIMFAYGRNMYSLSRAGYYPRFLSLTGKRKTPWVALTVGAAIGFVALAILDTLAAVNEGAGAVAGAIVLNIAVWGAVLAYFLQMVSFVLLRRKFPNVNRPYKSPWGVPGAILAAVIAAIVFVGFLLNPTFLPAIIAIVVVYVVILLGFGLFFRHRLVLSPEEEYALSGGRHGDPQAEGYDAMESQVFGKDA; encoded by the coding sequence ATGTCACAGTCGAAGAGCGAGCCCCAGAAGGTCGCCGGAGCGACCTATACGCGAGCGGGCCAGGACTACTTCGAAAAGCGCGGACTCAAACGCGCCGCGGGGATCTGGGGTCTGTGGGGCCTCGCCGTCGCCGCCGTGATCTCGGGAGACTTCTCGGGCTGGAACTTCGGCATCGACTTCGCCGGCTTCGGCGGCATGCTGATCGCGTTCGCCGTGCTGGTCCTGATGTACTACGGCCTGATCTTCTCGATCGGGGAGATGGCGGCGGCGATGCCGCACACCGGTGGCGCGTACTCGTTCGCGCGTTCGGCGATGGGCCCCTGGGGAGGGCTCGTCACCGGCGCGGCGGAGACGATCGAGTACGTGGCCACCACCGCTGTGATCGTCTACTTCTCGGCGTCCTACGCCGATGCGATCACGAGCGAACTGCTCGGCCTGTCGCTGCCGCCCTGGGTGTGGTGGCTGGTGCTCTACGTGGTGTTCATCGCCCTGAACTCGGCGGGGGCCGCGATCTCGTTCCGCTTCGCGATCGTCGTGTCGGTCATCTCGATCGGCATCATCGTCGTCTTCTCGCTGATGGCCGTCTTCTCCGGCGCGTTCCAGTGGGCGAACCTCTGGGACATCGCCCCCGACCCGGGTCAGACCGCGTTCCTGCCGCACGGCGTGCTGCCGATCCTGTTCGCCCTCCCCTTCGCGATGTGGTTCTTCCTCGGCATCGAGGAGCTGCCGCTGGCGGCGGAGGAATCCCACAACCCCGTGCGCGACATCCCGAAAGCCGGCTTCTGGGCCCGCGGCACGCTCATCGTCACGGGACTTCTCGTGCTCTTCCTCAACACCGGCGTCATCGGCGCCGAGGCGACCGGGGTCGCCGGTGAGCCGCTGCTCGACGGGTTCCGCGCGATCGTGGGCGACGAGGCGGCGGCGGTGCTCGCCCTCCTCGCCCTCGTCGGGCTTCTCGCCTCGCTCCAGGGGATCATGTTCGCCTACGGCCGCAACATGTACTCCCTCTCCCGCGCCGGCTACTACCCGCGCTTCCTCTCCCTGACCGGCAAGCGCAAGACCCCGTGGGTGGCTCTGACCGTCGGCGCGGCGATCGGCTTCGTGGCGCTGGCGATCCTCGACACCCTCGCCGCGGTGAACGAGGGCGCCGGCGCGGTCGCCGGCGCGATCGTGCTGAACATCGCGGTGTGGGGCGCGGTGCTGGCCTACTTCCTGCAGATGGTGTCGTTCGTGCTGCTGCGCCGGAAGTTCCCGAACGTCAACCGGCCCTACAAGAGTCCGTGGGGTGTGCCGGGTGCGATCCTGGCAGCGGTGATCGCGGCGATCGTCTTCGTCGGATTCCTCCTGAACCCGACGTTCCTTCCGGCGATCATCGCGATCGTGGTCGTGTACGTCGTCATCCTGCTCGGGTTCGGCCTATTCTTCCGTCACCGTCTCGTGCTTTCGCCCGAGGAGGAATACGCTTTGTCCGGGGGCCGCCACGGCGACCCTCAAGCAGAGGGATACGACGCCATGGAGTCTCAGGTCTTCGGCAAAGACGCCTGA
- the radA gene encoding DNA repair protein RadA has protein sequence MPRRTATTAPYRCTECGWTTARWVGRCGECQQWGTVVEAAEQTGITTQIAPVAPGAQRAARPITAVDTRDAPRRTTGVGEFDRVLGGGLVPGAAILLSGEPGVGKSTLLLEVAVHTARSGQRVLYASAEESLAQVRLRAERTGALHDELYLASETDLATILGHIDEVAPDLLIVDSVQTVSSAMSDGAAGHPSQVREVASTLIRVAKERALPTILVGHVTKDGTIAGPRILEHLVDVVCQFEGDRQTSLRFVRALKNRFGPTDEVGCFDMTGEGIAEVPDPSALFLGHGEPVPGTCVTIALEGRRAIPVEIQALTIPTASPNARRVVSGVDGARVAMILAVIEKRLNLKVSACDVYVSTVGGVRLLEPAADLAIAVAVVNSMRDRALARGVAAIGELTLAGEVRPVTQAAQRRTEAGRLGYATVVDASSGHLAAALRDLVPHASGRLRDVPEF, from the coding sequence ATGCCCCGTCGCACCGCCACGACCGCCCCGTACCGGTGCACGGAGTGCGGGTGGACGACCGCCCGCTGGGTCGGGCGCTGCGGTGAGTGCCAGCAGTGGGGGACCGTCGTCGAGGCCGCAGAGCAGACCGGGATCACCACGCAGATCGCACCGGTCGCGCCGGGCGCGCAGCGCGCAGCGCGACCGATCACCGCGGTCGATACGCGCGACGCCCCGCGGCGGACGACGGGGGTCGGCGAGTTCGACCGGGTGCTCGGCGGGGGCCTCGTTCCCGGCGCGGCCATCCTCCTCTCCGGCGAGCCGGGAGTCGGCAAGTCCACGCTGCTGCTCGAGGTGGCCGTCCACACCGCGCGCAGCGGGCAGCGTGTGCTGTACGCAAGCGCCGAGGAGTCGCTCGCGCAGGTGCGCCTCCGCGCGGAACGCACCGGCGCCCTCCACGACGAGCTGTATCTGGCCAGCGAGACCGACCTCGCCACCATCCTCGGCCACATCGACGAGGTCGCTCCCGATCTGCTGATCGTCGACTCGGTGCAGACGGTGTCGTCCGCGATGTCCGACGGCGCGGCCGGGCACCCGAGCCAGGTCCGCGAGGTCGCCTCGACCCTCATCCGCGTCGCCAAGGAGCGCGCTCTGCCGACGATCCTGGTCGGACACGTCACGAAAGACGGCACGATCGCCGGCCCGCGCATCCTCGAGCACCTCGTCGACGTGGTCTGCCAGTTCGAGGGCGACCGACAGACATCGCTCCGGTTCGTGAGGGCCCTGAAGAACCGCTTCGGCCCGACCGACGAGGTCGGATGCTTCGACATGACCGGGGAGGGAATCGCTGAGGTGCCCGACCCCAGCGCTCTGTTCCTCGGGCACGGCGAGCCGGTCCCCGGCACGTGCGTCACCATCGCGCTCGAGGGCCGCCGGGCGATTCCGGTGGAGATCCAGGCCCTGACCATCCCCACGGCGTCGCCGAACGCCCGCCGCGTCGTCAGCGGTGTGGACGGCGCCCGGGTGGCGATGATCCTCGCCGTGATCGAGAAGCGCCTCAACCTCAAGGTCTCGGCGTGCGACGTCTACGTCTCGACCGTCGGCGGGGTGCGCCTGCTCGAACCTGCGGCAGATCTGGCCATCGCGGTCGCCGTGGTGAACTCGATGCGCGACCGTGCGCTGGCGCGCGGAGTCGCCGCCATCGGCGAGCTCACCCTCGCGGGCGAGGTGCGGCCGGTCACGCAGGCGGCGCAGCGGCGCACCGAGGCCGGCCGGCTCGGCTACGCGACGGTCGTCGATGCGTCATCCGGTCATCTCGCCGCCGCGCTCCGAGACCTGGTGCCCCACGCCTCGGGGCGCCTGCGCGACGTTCCCGAGTTCTGA
- a CDS encoding dehydrogenase, translated as MAGKKRARRAPELDFRNTALSDALQTQDMAAVAFALRHGPTVVPLLRAGARDDPRDAGEVWTYRDPESGDLALLLFSDAAHKPESLPPTVALQSPAWLRAFLGRHREAVKTVFFDIAGPHPMQASPDDLIAALDA; from the coding sequence ATGGCGGGGAAGAAGCGCGCTCGACGAGCGCCCGAGCTGGATTTCCGCAACACCGCGCTCAGTGACGCGCTGCAGACGCAGGATATGGCCGCGGTGGCGTTCGCTCTGCGGCACGGACCCACCGTCGTCCCGCTGCTGCGCGCCGGAGCCCGCGATGACCCGCGCGACGCCGGCGAGGTGTGGACCTACCGCGACCCCGAATCGGGCGACCTCGCCCTCCTGCTTTTCAGCGATGCCGCTCACAAGCCCGAGAGTCTGCCGCCCACGGTGGCCCTGCAGTCTCCGGCGTGGCTGCGCGCCTTCCTCGGCCGCCATCGCGAGGCGGTGAAGACGGTGTTCTTCGACATCGCCGGCCCCCACCCGATGCAGGCATCACCCGACGATCTCATCGCCGCGCTCGACGCCTGA